A genomic region of Raphanus sativus cultivar WK10039 chromosome 6, ASM80110v3, whole genome shotgun sequence contains the following coding sequences:
- the LOC130496650 gene encoding endochitinase CH25-like, with product MKSSLVLLLSFLFLLSFSSAEQCGQQAGGALCPNGLCCSEYGWCGSTESYCKPPGCQSQCTPPGPPPPPPGPPPPDPTGGLTDIITRSQFEVMLKHRNDGACPARGFYTYDAFIAAAKYFPSFCNNGDTAARKKELAAFFGQTSHETTGGWPAAPDGPYAWGYCFKDEVSPSSDYCSPSGTWPCAPGKRYYGRGPMQLSWNYNYGQCGAALREDLLNNPDLVSDEAVMAFKAAIWFWMTPQSPKPSCHAVMNGQWQPSDADIAAGRLPGYGVTTNIINGGLECGHGPDSRVFDRIKFYERYCGIFGVSPGENLDCYSQRPFPPGNSFLDAAM from the exons ATGAAGAGTTCTCTAGTTCTCTTACTCAGCTTCTTGTTCCTTTTATCATTTTCCTCGGCCGAGCAATGTGGTCAACAAGCTGGAGGTGCTCTTTGCCCCAACGGTCTATGCTGCAGCGAGTATGGATGGTGCGGTAGTACTGAATCTTACTGTAAGCCGCCTGGCTGCCAAAGCCAGTGCACTCCTCCTGGtccccctcctcctcctccaggcCCTCCTCCTCCTGATCCCACCGGCGGTCTTACTGATATCATTACAAGATCTCAGTTCGAAGTAATGCTTAAACACAGGAATGATGGAGCTTGTCCCGCTAGAGGTTTCTACACTTACGATGCTTTTATCGCTGCCGCTAAATATTTCCCCAGCTTCTGCAACAATGGAGACACTGCCGCAAGGAAGAAAGAGCTCGCCGCCTTCTTTGGTCAGACTTCCCACGAAACCACCG GTGGGTGGCCAGCAGCACCAGACGGACCATATGCATGGGGCTACTGTTTCAAGGACGAGGTGAGTCCTTCTTCAGACTACTGTTCACCGAGCGGAACGTGGCCATGCGCACCTGGCAAACGTTACTACGGAAGAGGACCGATGCAGCTGTCGTGGAACTACAACTACGGACAGTGTGGAGCAGCCCTTAGAGAGGACTTACTCAACAATCCTGACCTTGTCTCCGACGAGGCAGTGATGGCTTTCAAAGCCGCGATTTGGTTCTGGATGACTCCTCAGTCTCCTAAACCGTCGTGCCACGCGGTGATGAACGGTCAGTGGCAGCCTTCAGACGCCGACATTGCTGCCGGGAGATTACCTGGTTACGGTGTGACCACGAATATCATTAACGGTGGGTTGGAATGTGGACATGGCCCAGACTCGAGAGTCTTTGATAGGATTAAGTTTTATGAGAGGTACTGTGGCATCTTTGGAGTGAGTCCTGGAGAAAACCTTGATTGTTACAGCCAAAGGCCCTTTCCTCCTGGTAACTCCTTCCTCGATGCTGCTATGTAA